Below is a genomic region from Streptomyces sp. RPA4-2.
GTGTCCCGGCCGGGCGGTCGGGACACACGGGGGCGATGCGCTGAAGCTGCCTGGCGGCGCTGGGACTATCGGTGGCCGTGACTCAGCTCGGCAGCTTCCAGTTCTGGGCATTCGAGCCGTTGCAGCCGTAGAGCTGGAGTTGGGTGCCGTTCGTGGTGGTGGAGTTGGGGTCGTCCAGGCACAGCTTGGACTGGGGATTGACCAGTGATCCGTTGGCGCTCGAGGTCCATTGCTGAGCTCCGCTGCCGTTGCACGTCCACAGTTGGACCAGTGTGCCGTTGGTGGTTCCGCTGTGGTCGGCGTCCAGGCATTTGCCGAGGGTCCGGACCGTTCCGTCGCCTGCGACGATCCAGTCCTGGGCGTAGGTGTTGTTGCAGCTCCAGATCTGGACGTGGGTGCCGTCGGTGGTGGAGGAACTCGCGTCGTCCACACACAGGTTGGCGGCCACCGCGGAGGAGATGGTGCCGATGCGGGGCGTGGCCGGGGCCGCGGTGTCACCGGCGTAGGAGGGCGGGGCCGCGGAAGCGGCCGTCGCCCAGGAGGTGTTGGCGGTGGTGCCGAGCGTGTAGTCCAGCGTGCCGCCGGCGGTGATCGCCGTGGTGGGGGCGTAGGCGTTGTTCCAGGCGGTGCCGTTCCATGCCGCGGACTGCACGTAGGGAGCGTTGTCGGCGGCGCCGTTGCCATTGACCGTCAGCGTCTTGCCCGACGGGAGTGTGACCACGGCTTGGGTGAACAGGGGGGAGCCCAGGGCGAGGTCGGAAGTGCCCGGGGTCTCGGGGTACATGCCGAGTGCGGACCACACGTACCAGGCGCTCATCGCGCCGAGATCGTCATTGCCGTCGGCCAGGCCACCGGGGGTGTTCGCCCAGATCTGGTCCTGGATCGCCCGGACGGTGCCCTGCGTCTTGTAGGGCTGTCCGGTGTAGTCGTACTCCCACGGCAGTTCGATGCTGGGTTCGTTGCCGACCCACGCGTAGCCCTTGTCGCCGGTGTAGCTGCGCAGCACGGTGTCCAGGTAGTGGTTCATCGCCGTGTTGCCGCCCTTGGCACGCGCCAGGCCGCCGATGTCGAACGGCACCATCCCGGTGTAGATCCAGGAGTCGGCCTCGACCATGTCGGTGCCGCTGGTGGGGTCGAAGCCGCCGGTCCAGGAACCGCCGGCGTTGCGCGGTTCGACGAAGCCGGAGGCCGGGTTGAGTACGTTGCGCCAGCCTTGGGCACGGTTGGCGTACGTCCTCTGGTTACCTGTGTCGCCGAGCGCCCCGGCCATCGCGGAGATGGCGAAGTCCGCGGTGTTGTACTCCAGCGTGGTGGCCACCGGGCCGTAGAAGTTGCAGCAGCCGTAGCTGCCGTCGTGCGGCATGTATCCGGGTGAGTTCAGGTAGTTCAGGCCCGGCCGGTCGTTGTTGGCCGTGCTCGCCTGTTTGACCATATCGGCCAGGGCGGCCGAGGTGTCGAAGTCCCTGGCGCCGAAGGCGTAGTAGTCGGCGAGGATG
It encodes:
- a CDS encoding lectin, whose protein sequence is MKRLPRPPGTTAIGLLAAAALAAAGLCAPASAAEKAALVTSPATVVNPFIGTSNQADDFPGADVPFGMVQWSPDTPSRPSGGGYEYNDSSITGFSLTHIAGPGCGAVGDIPVLPTVGTVNTGATDAFSHANESASAGSYKVALNNQVTTELTTTTRSGMARFTFPSSSQANLIFKLTGSQNGATSTQFTKVSNTEVSGQVTSGHFCGAGNTYSVYFDMVFDQPFTSQGASVAKTSATIPAKPGTASTNAAEKPNKPVLHGKAPTATAPKAAKAGATPNAAASNGYVTFNTTANPVVQAKVGISYVSVANATANRAAENTGWDFNATRTAAQNAWNSALGKIQIAGGTAAQQQSFYTALYHSLLHPNVISDTNGQYYGFDGRTHTVDTGHRAAYANYSGWDIYRSQAQLEALVAPQVASDTAQSMVDDYAQTGVFPKWSENNGESYVMVGDPADAILADYYAFGARDFDTSAALADMVKQASTANNDRPGLNYLNSPGYMPHDGSYGCCNFYGPVATTLEYNTADFAISAMAGALGDTGNQRTYANRAQGWRNVLNPASGFVEPRNAGGSWTGGFDPTSGTDMVEADSWIYTGMVPFDIGGLARAKGGNTAMNHYLDTVLRSYTGDKGYAWVGNEPSIELPWEYDYTGQPYKTQGTVRAIQDQIWANTPGGLADGNDDLGAMSAWYVWSALGMYPETPGTSDLALGSPLFTQAVVTLPSGKTLTVNGNGAADNAPYVQSAAWNGTAWNNAYAPTTAITAGGTLDYTLGTTANTSWATAASAAPPSYAGDTAAPATPRIGTISSAVAANLCVDDASSSTTDGTHVQIWSCNNTYAQDWIVAGDGTVRTLGKCLDADHSGTTNGTLVQLWTCNGSGAQQWTSSANGSLVNPQSKLCLDDPNSTTTNGTQLQLYGCNGSNAQNWKLPS